The nucleotide sequence ATTCGATGTCCTTGGCGTCGGGCGCGTCGGGCGGCGCCGGCAGCGTGAAGTCAGCCGACTCGCCGGGCGCCGGCATCCCGGCGTGCTCCGCCTCGTCGCTCGACCAGTCCGAATACCAGTTCGTCGCTGCGACCGTCATATCGAGCGTCCCAGCGGTCAACCGGTTGTTTTCGAACGTCTCTTGATCGCTGAAGTACGCGCTCGTGCCGAGGCCGGCACCAGCCGAGGCGATACCGATGCTTCCGAGTGCCGCGAGCGCCTTGCGGCGCGAGAGGTCGAAGTTCTCGGTCATTTCTTCCGCCTCCCCGTGCGGGAGTAACCGACCCTCGTTCCCGGAGCGTTCTAATTAATCGCCGATTGAAATCGATCGCCTGTCCGCGAGGAATACACAAACTCCGCATTGTTTTGTGCGTGCAGTCGTGACCGGAGCCGGTCGCGACCGAGCTGGTCGCTCACCCCCTCACGACCAGCCGCGCCTCCGTCTCGCGCACTCCGTCGACGACCACGTCGACGGCGTGGTTCCCGCCGGACGGGTTCCGGCTCACGGCGTACTCGACGAACAGCGCGCCCTCGGTCCGTGGCTCCGCGAGCGTCACGTGGAACCGGCCGTCGGCCGCGACGCGCACCTCGTCCACGGTGACGGCGTCGTCGTCGCTGCGGACGCGGACGCCACGCTCCGGCATCACCGCCGTATCGAGGCCCCCGTAATCGACGGCGACGGACCGTGCCGGGACGTCGACTTCGAGGACGAGCGTGTGCGCGACCGGGGTTTCGGCCGCACCGGGGAGCGACGTGTCCGCGAGAAGTGTCGTCCGCAGGTCCGGCGTGGCGGCCGCGTCGTCGGTCGGGCCGGCGACTGGCGTCCAGCAAGCAACGTCGACGGACTCCGACCGTGGCGACGGGCCGGCGGGAGCGTCTTCGTGTTCGGCGGCGTCGAACGCGCAGTTCCGGACCCGCGGCGGTGATACGAGCCGTTCGAGCGTCGCCCGGGCTGATTGCCGCCGGCTTCCGGGTGGCACGGCCGATGCATCCTACTCCATCATTCTAAGTAATCGGGGCATTGGCACCGCTAATCGCCGATTAGCCGTCCACCCGCTCGCCCTGATAGCTCCCGTCGTAGGTGCCGTCGTGGTTCGCCTCGGCGAACACCAGTTGGGCGATCCGGGCATCGGGTTCGATTTCGACGGGGCGGTGGACGGCGAGGAGTCCTTCGCCGCGGCCCTCGTAACCCGCGTCCCAGACTGCCGTGTGGAGCATGCAGGCGTTCCGCATGAGCGACGAGCGCGGGTAGACGAAGCCGACGTGGCCCTCGGGGATCCGGATGGTCTCGCCGTAGCGGGCGACGTAGCCGCCGGGGGAGAGGACGTACGCGTCGGCGTCGGGGTCCGGATTGAGGGGTTCGCGCTCGGCGACGTGCTTGCCGTCACGACCGATCCGGCCGCGCTCGGTCGGTTCGAGGACCGCCTCGACGGTCAGGTCGACGCCGTTGGGCTGGACCTGTTCGGGCGTGACGGGCGTGACGTGGTCGGCGACGAACGGGCCGGCACGGAACATACCGGGGGGTCGCCGAGCGGCGACAAAACCGTGGCGGTCGTTCGGCGCCTGTCGAATCGGGGTACGTTCGTAGTGAAAACCGACTCGGTAGGAGTTAACGCGCTTCAACGCGGGATTTATGTCCGTCGGCGGTCGATGGCCGGACGTTATGGGACAGACGCTCACAGAGAAGATCCTCGACGACCATCTCGTCGAGGGGGATCTCGAACCCGGCGAGGAGATCGGGATCGAGATCGATCAGGTGCTCACACAGGACACGACCGGCACGATGGTCTGGCTCCAGTTCGAGGCGCTCGAACTCGACGAAGTCCAGACGGAACTCGCCGCGCAGTACTGTGACCACCAGACCTACCAGTTCGACTTCAAGAACACCGACGACCACCGCTTCCTCCGGTCGGCCGCCGGCACCTACGGCGCGTACTTCTCCCGCCCGGGCAACGGCATCTGCCACAACGTCCACAAGGAGAACTTCGCCGCGCCGGGCAAGACGATGCTCGGGTCGGACTCCCACACGCCGACGCCGGGCGGCCTCGGCGAACTCGCCATCGGCGCCGGCGGCCTCGACGTCGCCGTCGCGATGGGTGGCGGCCCCTACTTCGTCGAGATGCCCGAAGTCGTGAACGTCCGCCTGGAGGGCGAACTGCCCGAGTGGGCGACCGCGAAGGACCTCATCCTCGAGATGCTGCGCCGGCTGTCGGTCAAGGGCGGCGTCGGCAAGGTGTTCGAGTACACCGGTCCCGGCGTCGAGAGCCTCTCGGTCCCCGAGCGCACCACGATCACGAACATGGGGACGGAGCTGGGCGCGACCACCTCCATCTTCCCGACCGACGAGCGCACGAAGGACTACCTCGAACGGCAGGGCCGCGGCGAGGAGTACGTCGAGCTCTCGCCCGACGAGGACGCGACGTACGCCGACGAAATCGTCGTCGACCTCTCGGAGCTCGAACCCCTGATCTCCGCGCCGTCGATGCCGGACAACGTCGTGCCCGTCCGCGAGGTGGCCGGCGAGGACGTCGAACAGGTCATCGTCGGCTCCTGTACCAACGGTGGCTACGCGGACATCCTGCCCGCGGCGAAGATGGTCTCGGGCCGCGAGATCCAGAAGGACCTCGAGATGATCGTCGCACCGGGCTCGAAGCAGGCCGGCGAACTCCTCGCCCGCGAGGGCTGGACCGCCGAGATGATGGCCGCCGGGGTCAACGTCTCGGAGTCCACCTGTGGCCCCTGTATCGGCATCGGTCACGTGCCCGCCTCCGACTCCGTCTCCCTGCGGACGTTCAACCGCAACTTCGAGGGCCGCTCGGGGATCGAGGACGACTCGGTCTACCTCTGCTCGCCGCAGGTGGCGGCCGCGGCCGCGCTCAAGGGCGAGATCGTCGACCCCCGAGATCTGGCCGAGGAACTCGGCGACCTGGAGTCGCCGGGCGTCGAACTCCCCGACCGGTACGACGGGTCGAAAGCCGACATCATCGAGCCGAACGAGGCCGTCGACGACGACCTCATCAAGGGGCCGAACATCGGCGACGTCCCGCTCAAGGACCCCCTGGGCGCCGACATCGCCGGCGAGACGCTCCTGAAGATGCCCGACAACATCACGACCGACCACATCATCCCGGCCACGTCGGACATCCTGAAGTTCCGCTCGAACATCGACAAGCTCTCGGAGTTCACGCTCTCCCGCGTCGACGACACGTTCGCGGAGCGCGCCCGCGAGTCCGACGGCGGCGTCCTCGTCGCCGGCGAGAACTACGGCCAGGGCTCCTCGCGTGAACACGCCGCGATGTGTCCGATGTATCTCGGCATCGAGGCCGTCCTCGCGCAGTCGTTCGCCCGCATCCACAAGGCGAACCTGTACAACTTCGGGCTCCTGCCGCTGACGATCGACGAGGAGACCTACGAGCGGATCGATCAGGGCGACCACGTCGAGATCGTCGACGACGTCGCCGAGGCCGTCGCGTCCGGCGCCGAGGAGTTCACGATCCGCGTCAACGACGACTGGGAGGCGACCGCCGAGTTCGACGCCTCCGAGCGCGAACGCGAGATCCTCGCGGCCGGCGGCAAGCTCACGCTGACGAAACAGCAGTACGAGGAGGACTCCGGCGGCGCGACGCCCGCCGACGACTGAGGCGACACCGTTTTCGACCCCCTCGCCCGAGGGCTTTTGCTCCCCTCGTCCGTACCGATCGGTGTGGCCGTCCCGACACAGCCCGCCGACGTGACGGTTCGCGGCGCCGAGCAGTCGGATCTGGGGGCGGTCGTCCGGATCGAACGGGAGTCGTTCGGCCAGCCGTGGCCCTACACCGCCTTCGAGCGGTTCCTCGACGAACCCGGGTTCCTGGTCGCCACCCGCGACGGCGGGGTCGTCGGCTACGTCGTCGGCGACGTGACGCCCAACTTCGGGCGCGATATCGGACACGTGAAGGACTTGGCGGTCGCCGAGACCGCCAGACGGCGGGGCATCGGTCGGTCGCTCCTCGTCCGTTCGCTCGTGGCCCTCGCCGTCGAGGGGGCGAAGCTGGTGAAGTTGGAGGTCCGCGAGAGCAACGACCCGGCACAGACGCTCTACCGCGACGTCGGCTTCGAGACGGCACGGCGGGTCCCCCGGTACTACCGCGACGGCGAGGACGCCCTCGTGATGGTCCTCGACGTCCCCGAGTGGCAGGAACGGCGCTAGAGGTTTCACCCGGGAGTCCCAACGGCACCCATGGGATTCGCCTGTCCGGTGTGCGAGACGCCCCAGCGCGACGCCGAACATCTCGCCAACCACCTGGCGTTCACCGCCATGCTCCACGGCGACGCCCACGAGCGGTGGCTCGACGAGACGGTGCCGGGATGGGAATCGGACGGCGCCGCGGAACTGGCGCCCGTCGTCGCCGACCACGCCGAGGAGACCCCCTACGACGAGGTGTTCGAGGAGTCGATGCCCGCGGACCGACACGACGGGCACGACCACGCCCCCCCAACCGGCGGCGCCACGGCCTTCGAGGCGGCCGACCTGGACCCCGAGGCCCAGCGGACCCTCGCGGCGGCCAAGGAGATGACGCGGGCGATGCTCGGCGAAGGGGACGGCGACGCGGACGACGACGGAAAGGCGTAAATCCCGGTACCGGGAGGCACACGTATGGACACCGAGGGGGTCTTCGATCCGGAGACGCTCGACGCGGCGCGCGAGGCCTACGAGTCGGTCGGCCCGGCGGCCCAAACCGCCGTTCGCGAGACGGCGACGGCGATGGACTTCGACCGCGAGGAGTACGCGGACCGCGTGACGAGCCAGGTGGTCGAGACGGCCCGCGACGCCATCTTCGCCTCGCTGCTCGTCGTCCACGTCGCCGACCGCGACGCGTTCGAATCGTGGCGCGCATCGACCGACGCGGACTTGACGATGCTCGGGAGCGAGGACGTGGACAACGTGGTCTGGCACGCCGCGCCGTTCGCCGACGCGGCGGTCGCCGCCACGTTTCAGGACGAACGCGACGCCGCGGTCGCCACCCTCCGCCGGCAGGCGTTCGGCCGGCTGTATCGGGACCGTCTGTGAACGGCGACCGGCCGTGCGCTCGCAATCACTGAGAATCGGAGGGGGTTTTTTCCATAGCAGGTTGTCGATAGCCGAGCATGCCCAGTTCGGACGGTTCGGGGGTCGACCGACAGCGGCTGCAGCCTCTCTTCGACATCTCGCCCGACGCGATCATCCTTCACGACATCGAGGGCACCATCATCGACGTCAACGACCGAACGGTCGACAGTCTGGGACTCGAACGCGCCGAGCTCCGCACGATGAACGTCGCCGACGTCGAGCGAGCGCACAGTCACGCGGAGCTACGGTCGCTCTGGCGGGGGATGGCTCCCGACGAGCGGGAGACGGTGGAGGGGACCCACCGTCGCGCGGACGGCTCGACGTTCCCGGTCGAGGTGTCCATCCGTCGGATCGAACTCGACGGCGACGACTACTTTCTCACGCTGAGCCGGGATATCTCCGAACGCAAGGAGCGCCAACGCACGCTCGAGCGACAGGCGGCGTTCCTCGAACACTCGGCGTCCATCGTCGCCGTCCTCGACGAGCGGGGGACCATCGAGTACCAGAGCCCGTCCGTCGAGCGCGTCCTCGGCCACGACCCCGACGAGTTGGTGGGGGAGACGGCGTTCGAGTACATCCATCCCGAGGACCGAGAGCGGGTCCTCAGGCAGTTCCGAAACGGACTGGAGAACCCGGGCCTGGAACGGGTCGTCGAGTATCGGTTCCGGAACGCAGACGGCGAGTGGCGCTGGCTCCGGTCGCTCGGAACCAACTGTCTCGACGACCCGTCCCTCGAGTGTATCATCGTCAACAGCGTCGACGTCACGGCGCGAAAGGAGCGCGAGCGGGAACT is from Haloplanus salinarum and encodes:
- a CDS encoding deoxyuridine 5'-triphosphate nucleotidohydrolase, which produces MFRAGPFVADHVTPVTPEQVQPNGVDLTVEAVLEPTERGRIGRDGKHVAEREPLNPDPDADAYVLSPGGYVARYGETIRIPEGHVGFVYPRSSLMRNACMLHTAVWDAGYEGRGEGLLAVHRPVEIEPDARIAQLVFAEANHDGTYDGSYQGERVDG
- a CDS encoding aconitate hydratase, which gives rise to MGQTLTEKILDDHLVEGDLEPGEEIGIEIDQVLTQDTTGTMVWLQFEALELDEVQTELAAQYCDHQTYQFDFKNTDDHRFLRSAAGTYGAYFSRPGNGICHNVHKENFAAPGKTMLGSDSHTPTPGGLGELAIGAGGLDVAVAMGGGPYFVEMPEVVNVRLEGELPEWATAKDLILEMLRRLSVKGGVGKVFEYTGPGVESLSVPERTTITNMGTELGATTSIFPTDERTKDYLERQGRGEEYVELSPDEDATYADEIVVDLSELEPLISAPSMPDNVVPVREVAGEDVEQVIVGSCTNGGYADILPAAKMVSGREIQKDLEMIVAPGSKQAGELLAREGWTAEMMAAGVNVSESTCGPCIGIGHVPASDSVSLRTFNRNFEGRSGIEDDSVYLCSPQVAAAAALKGEIVDPRDLAEELGDLESPGVELPDRYDGSKADIIEPNEAVDDDLIKGPNIGDVPLKDPLGADIAGETLLKMPDNITTDHIIPATSDILKFRSNIDKLSEFTLSRVDDTFAERARESDGGVLVAGENYGQGSSREHAAMCPMYLGIEAVLAQSFARIHKANLYNFGLLPLTIDEETYERIDQGDHVEIVDDVAEAVASGAEEFTIRVNDDWEATAEFDASEREREILAAGGKLTLTKQQYEEDSGGATPADD
- the rimI gene encoding ribosomal protein S18-alanine N-acetyltransferase; protein product: MAVPTQPADVTVRGAEQSDLGAVVRIERESFGQPWPYTAFERFLDEPGFLVATRDGGVVGYVVGDVTPNFGRDIGHVKDLAVAETARRRGIGRSLLVRSLVALAVEGAKLVKLEVRESNDPAQTLYRDVGFETARRVPRYYRDGEDALVMVLDVPEWQERR
- a CDS encoding DUF5810 domain-containing protein, with the translated sequence MGFACPVCETPQRDAEHLANHLAFTAMLHGDAHERWLDETVPGWESDGAAELAPVVADHAEETPYDEVFEESMPADRHDGHDHAPPTGGATAFEAADLDPEAQRTLAAAKEMTRAMLGEGDGDADDDGKA
- a CDS encoding DUF5809 family protein, translated to MDTEGVFDPETLDAAREAYESVGPAAQTAVRETATAMDFDREEYADRVTSQVVETARDAIFASLLVVHVADRDAFESWRASTDADLTMLGSEDVDNVVWHAAPFADAAVAATFQDERDAAVATLRRQAFGRLYRDRL